The DNA region GTGCCGGTGGGCGGGCCGAAGGTCCGGGCGTTGCTGGCCGCGCTGTTGTTCCAGGCGAACCGGCCGGTGCCCCTGAGTAGTCTTCAGGGTGCCTTGTGGGGTGAGGAGCCGCCGGTGACCGCGGGCGCTTCGCTGCGCAACCACGTCATGAGACTGCGGCGGGTGCTGGATGTCGTGGGCGACGAGCGGATCTCGTCCACGCCGCACGGGCCGATGCTGCGGGTCGCCGACGGCGAGCTGGACGTTCACGAGTTCACCGCGACGCTCGGGCGCGCTCGCGATTCCCGCGCACGGCAGGACTGGCCGGACGTCATCCGGCACACCGCGGCGGCCCTGACGCTGTGGCGCGGGCAGCCTCTGTCGGACCTGGCGGAGCTGCACACGCTGGAGGCCGAGGTGCGGCACCTGGCCCAGGCCCATCTGCAGGCCCTGAATTGGTACTTCGAGGCCGAGTTGCAGCTGGGCCGGCACGTGGAGGTGATCCCGGAGCTCGGCCGCTGGGCGGCCCGACACCGGCTCCACGAGGCGCTGCACGTCCTGCTCATCACCGCGCTGTACCGCAGCGGCCGGCAGGCCGAGGCGCTGGAAACGTTCGAGACGGTCCGCGTGGCGCTGGCCGAGGAACTGGGCGTCGACCCGGGCCCGGCCCTGCGGGATGTCCACCGGCGCGTGCTGACCGCCGACCTGCTCATCCTCGAACGGCCCGCCGCTGCCGACGAGACAGCCGCCGCTACCCCCCTCCTCAGCACGCGGACTGGCGTAAGCCCCGCAAGTGCTGCCACCGCCGGGTTGGGAGGAACCGATGAGGCCCCGGCCCAGCTGGAACCCGGCAGGCAGGAGGCCACGGCGCCGGCGCCCGCGCAGCTGCCCGCTGACACCCCGCTCTTCACCGGCCGGCAGAGCGAACTGCGGCAGCTGTGCGCAGCGTTGGAACGGGCCACGGACGGCGAGGGCCCGGGCGTGGTGGCCGTGACCGGCATGGGCGGTGTCGGCAAGAGCGCGCTCGCCGTCCACGCCGCCCACCTGCTGCGGGACCGCTTCCCGGACGGGCAGCTCCACTTGGACCTGCGCGGCCACGGCACCGCGACCCCGCGCACCGCGCACGAGCTGCTCGCGTCCGTGTTGACCGACCTCGCCGTGCCCCTACCCCTGCCCGAGGACACCGGCCGGCGGGCGGCGCTGCTGCGGTCGGTGCTCGCCGAGCGGCGCGTGCTGCTGCTCCTGGACAACGCCCGCGACGGCGCGCAGGTGCTCCCGCTGCTGCCCGGTACCGGCCACAGCGCGGCGATCGTCACCAGCCGCTCCACCCTCACCGACCTGCCGACCCCCCACCACCTGTCGCTCGCCCCCATGGACGTCGAGGAGCAGCGCGCCCTGCTGTGCGCGCTGTGCGGCAGCGACCGGGTCGAGCAGGACCTCGACGCCGCGCTGCGGATCCTGGCGGCCTGTGGGGGCCTGCCGCTGGCCCTGCGCATCGTCGGCGCCCGGCTGGCCGCCCGACCGGCCTGGCCGCTGGCGACCCTCGCCGACCGGCTCGCCCCCGAGGGGCCCGGTCGCCTGAGCACCCTGGCGGCAGGGCACCTCCAGGTCCGCGCCACCTTCGCCGCCAGCTACCTCGCCCTGCGGGACAGCGAGTCGCCCGGCGAGCGAGAGGCCGCGCGGGCCTTCCGCCTCCTCGGTCTGTGGTCCGGTCAGACGGTCGGCCCGGCCGACGCCGCCGCCCTCCTCGACCGCGACCCCGCGCGGGCCGAGGAGCTGCTCGAACAGCTCGTCGACGCCCACCTGCTCCAGACCCCGGCCCCGCTGCGCTACCGCCTCCACGACCTGCTCGCCGAGTACGCCGTCGAATGCGCCGAGGCCGACGAGAGCGAGCAGGAGCGCGAGGCGGCGCGGCTGCGGATGTGCGTCTGGTACGCGCTCGCCCTGGAGAACGCCCGCCTGGCCATTCCCGAGGGCGGCCAGCTGCCGCCCCGGCTCGGCCAGCAGCCGCCCGCCCCGCTGCCCGTCTTCACCGACGAGGCCCAGGCCCTCACCTGGTGCCGGCGCGAACTCGCCGGCATCGGCGAGGCCATCCGGCAGGCTGGGCAGAGCCGCCGCTTCGACCTCGCCTGGCGGATGGCCGTCTGGCTCCTCGGCTACATGCGGACCTCCTGGTGGACCGGCCACTGGGAGAGCTACCTCCACCAGGCGCTGGACATCACCGAACAGCACGACGACCGGCTCGGCCGCGCCTGGCTGCTGCGCAGCCTGGGCGCCTGCCACGGCATGTGCCGGCGCCCTGACCGCGCCATCGAGGCCTTCGAGGAGGCCCTCACGCTGTTCGACGACCCCGAGAGCCAGTCCGCCACCCTCGCCTACCTGTCGCTGGCCCACAGCGCGGCAGGCCACGGCGACCAGGCCCTCGCCCATGCCCGTACGGCCCTCGACCTCCACCGGCGCACCGGCGGCAACCGGCACCGCACCGCGATCCTGCTGAGCACCATGGCCGACGCCCTGCGCGTGTCCGGCCACCTGAAGGAGGCCGACCTGCGCTACCGCGAGGCGCTCGGGCTGTGGCGCGCCCACGGGGACGCCAACGGCACCGCCATCGTGCTCACCAACCACGGCGACGTGCTGCGCGGACTCGGCCGCCGCGACGAGGCGTTCATGGCCCTCGACGAGGCCCTCGCGATCTTCCGGCGCATCGGCAACGCCGCCCTCACCGCCGAGTGCCTGGTCATGATGGCCCGTACCCACGCCCGCTTCGACGAGTGGACGCGGGCCCGTGCCCGCATCCACGAGGCGATCGACGTCGCCGACCGCAACCACCTGGAGTCCTGGCTCAGCGAGGCACGCGAGGTCCTCGCCACGATCGAAAGCGCCAACGCCAGCGCGGCATGACGGCTTTCGGGCCTTCGCTCAGGTCTGTTAGGCAGCTGTTACGCCGTTATTCGAGGGGACCGTCACTCTGGTGCTTTCCATTCCACCCCAACGCCAGAGGTAGAACACGTGACACTCGGATTTCTCCGGCTTCGACGGGTCAGAGCCGCTCTGACCGTCGTCGCCATGCTGGTGGCGAGCCTGTCGTTCTCCGTCGGCCAGGCGTCGGCCTACAACTACCCCGGCCCGCACTTCGAAATCCAGAACCAGGCCACCGGCCAATGCCTCCAGGCATCCCCGGACTACAAACCGCAGCAGCTGGAGGTCCACGACTGCGGTACCAGCATCGACCAGGACTTCTCGATCTGGAACACCACCAACATCATCGACGCGGCCGAGGCCGCGGTCTACGGCGGCGGGGTCTGCCTGGGGGCGGACTCGACGGGCGACGGCGTCTCCGTCGGCTGTGGGACCGAGGGCGGCTACACCCTGGACTGGCAGTACGCCACCGCAGCCGGCGGCTGGACGCCCCTCGTCAACCCGTTGGACGGCCACGCCTGTGACCTGACCGTCCTCGGAGACAGCACGGTTGCCTGCATGCAGGCCCAGCACGGCAGCAACGCGCAATGGCGCTTCATCTACGGGGCGCGGCACTACTCGCAGACGGTGGCCGGCGACTTCACCGGCCACGGCCGGGCCGACATCATGGCCCGCGACAACAGCAACGGCAACCTCCTGCTGTGGGTCAACAACATGAACGGCGGCTTCCAGGCCCCGCGTGTCGTCACCGGCGGTTGGAACTTCACCGAGACGACCGTCGGCAAGTTCCACAACAACGGCAGGCTCGACCTCATCGCCAAGGGCACGGACGGCAGCCTGTACATGTGGGACGGCAACGGCGACGGCACCTTCGGCGCCCCCCACAAGGTGACGGACGGGTGGAACTTCACCCAGACCGCGGCCGCCGACTTCGACGGTGACGGCAACGTCGACCTCATCGCCAAGGGCGTCGACAACAACCTCTACATGTGGCCCGGCCACGGCGACGGCACCTTCGGCGCCTCGCACATCCAGACCAGTGACTGGAACTTCACCGGCACCCGCGCCGCCGACTTCAACAACGACGGCAAGGCCGACATCATGGCCCGCGACGCCGCCGGCAACCTGAACATGTGGCTCCACGACGGAGGCAGCTCGTTCAACTCCGCGGCCGTGCTCACCAACGGGTGGTCCTTCACCCAGACCGCGGCCGCCGACTTCGACGGTGACGGCAAGGTCGACCTCATCGGGCGCGACGACTCCAACGGCAACCTCCTGATGTGGCCCGGCAACGGCGACGGCACCTTCGGCGCCTCGCACGTACAGACCGGCGGCTGGTGACCACCTGACCGGCAGCTGCCGCCCCGGCCATCCCCGGGGCGGCAGTCCCCAGCGCATCCAGCGAAAGGACTCCTGTGGACATCGCCCACCGCCCGCCGCGCGCTCGTCGGTCCGCCCTGACAGCCGCCCTCATCCTCGGCGCGTTCGCCGCCCTGCCGCCCACGGCCACTGCGTACGCGACCACCGGCTGCGGGCAAGCTCCCACCGTGCTCCCGTCCAGGCCGGGCGCGACCCTGCCCGTCCCCTCGGCCTGGACCGGAAGCTGGGGCACCGCCATGGGCTCGGCCGGACCATCCGCTTCCTCGGGCGTGACAGGGCAGCAGACCCTGCGCATGGTCATCCACACCAGCATCGGCGGGCCCTCCGCCCGGATCCACCTGGTGAACACCTTCAGCCCGGACCCGGTGACCATCGGCCACGTCACCATCGCGGCTCAGGACGTGACCGCAGCCCGCAACGGGCACCTGGCCACGGCATCGGCCACGCCCCTCACCCTTACGTTCGGCGGATCCGACCAGGCCGTCATCCCACCTGGTGGCGAGCTCTACAGCGACCCTGCCGCCTTCCCGGTCGCCGCGGACGAGAACCTGCTGGTCAGCATCTGGCTGCCCAACGGGGTCACCACCGCGCCGTACCACGCGTACACCCTCACGACCTCGTCCACCACCGCGCCCGGAGACGGCGCCGACCACACCCTGGACACCGGCGGCGTCGGCTTCCCGACCACCTACACGTACTGGGCCTACCTCAATGGCCTGGACGTCACCGCCGCGGGCAGCGGAGGGACGGTCGTCGCCTTCGGCGACTCCCAGGTGGACGGCGGCCACACCGACCAGGACTCCAACTCCCGCTGGGCCGACGACTACGGGCGTGTCCTCAGCGCCCAGCCGACGCCGGCCGGCATCGTCAACAAGGGCATATCCGGCAACAGGATCCTCACCGACGGCACGGGCGGACGCATCACCTACGGCCAGAGCGCACTCAACCGCTTCGACCGGGACGTGCTCTCCCAGACCGGAGTGCAGAGCGTCGTGTTCTACGAAGGCATCAACGACATCACGATGGACGACGCCTCCGACCCGGCGATCGAGACGGGAATCCAGCAGCTGGCCTCGCGCGCGCACGCGGTCGGGCTCCGCTTCACCGTGGCCACCATCCCCGGCTTCCAGGGCTACGACGGCTACACCGCCGCCCGGGACCAGGTACGCCAGTGCGTGAACAACTGGATCCGCACGACGCCGGACATCGACGGCTTCCACGACTTCGACCAGGCGACCCGCGACCCCCTCAACCCCGGCGCCGCGTTCGCCGGCTACGTCGACACCGACCACCTGCACTTCACCACGAACGGGAACCAGGTCCTCGCCAACGTACTGGCCCCGCAACCCGCCCCGGCCAGGCCCTCCCTCACCTTCTCCCAGACCACGGCCGGCGCCTTCCACGGCAAGGGCACCAGCGACCTCGTCGCCCGCAACGACAACGACGGGCACCTGTACGAGTGGGCAGGCCACGGCGACGGCTCCTTCGCCCCACCGGTCGACCTGACAGGTGGTTGGGGCTCGTTCTCCCAGACGACGGCGGGTGACTTCCGCGGCACCGGGCACGCCGATTTGATGGCGCGGGAGGACTCGAGCGGGAACCTGTACCTGTGGCCGGGCAATGGGGACGGTACCTTTGGCAGCCGGGTCCTGGTCACCGGTGGTTGGGGTCCGTTCTCCCAGACGACGGCGGGTGACTTCCGCGGCACCGGGCACGCCGATTTGATGGCGCGGGAGGACTCGAGCGGGAACCTGTACCTGTGGCCGGGCAATGGGGACGGTACCTTTGGCAGCCGGGTCCTGGTCACCGGTGGTTGGGGTCCGTTCTCCCAGACGACGGCGGGTGACTTCCGCGGCACCGGCCGCGCCGATTTGATGGCGCGGGAGGACTCGAGCGGGAACCTGTACCTGTGGCCGGGCAATGGGGACGGTACTTTTGGCAGCCGGGTCCTGGTCACCGGTGGTTGGGGTCCGTTCTCCCAGACGACGGCGGGTGACTTCCGCGGCACCGGCCGCGCCGACCTCATCGCCCGCAACGACACCTACGACGCCCTCGACGAGTGGGTGAACACAGGCGAAGCCTCCTTCTCCCACCCCTTCCGGCTCACCGACTGGTGAACGGCAGGCCCGGCCGGTACGAGACGCGCCCTGCCCAGAGCGCACCAGGAATTCCTGCCGGCCGGCTCAGGGATCCTCGGCCCGACCGTCCTCCGCCGGGCTGGCGGCGCGTCTGCCCGCAGGGCACCAACGACACCAATGATCATTCATCGCGGGGCGCCAATGCCTCCTGCCCATGCCAAGGGAGTTGAAAGACAGCATGCGGTTCAAATCTGCCGCCGGCGTCGCCATGGTGGCGCTCGCCGTGGCCACGACGGTGACCGGCGGTGATGCGCCGAAGGCGTACGCGGACTCTTCACCGGTGGCCGAATCGTTCATGCAGATCGTCGCGCACCAGGACGACGACATCCTCTTCATGAACCCCGACATCTCTCGCGAGTACTCGGACCCCTCGGTCACCGTCTTCCTCACGGGCGGAGACGCGACCGGTACCGGTTTCCCCGACATCTGCGCCTACTCGGCGAGCCGGGACACCGGAGCCCGGGCCGCGCATGCCCGGCTCGCCGGTGTCACCAACCCGACCTGGACCAGGACACCGCTCACGCTGAGCACCGGCAAGACCGTCGAGGTCGACACGCTGGACCAAGCCTCGCAGGTCAAGCTGGTCTTCTTCAGGCTCCACGCGAGCGGTGACATCCCCGCCGGGAACGTGAGCCCCGACGACCTCTTCACCTTGGGCGGCTCGAACACCGACTCCACGCTGGGCAGCGCCGCCTCGGACGGCAACTGCGACGCGACGTACGGCAACCAGAGCTACACCCATGCCGACCTGACGGCCAGCCTGACCGACCTGATGAGCCGCTTCCAGCCGACCGTGGTCCTCGCACAGGACCCGCGGGTCGGATACGGGTACAGCCACACGGACATCACCGACCTCGGCGACCAGTCCGACCACATCGGCGGCTCCCGGTTCGTCGGCGAAGCCGCGCTCGGATACCACGGCCCGGGCGGCAGCGGGCACTTCCTGCTCCGCAACTACCGCGACTACAACATCCGGATCGACCCGCCCAACGTCGACCCGACTACCGCGGACGACAAGGAACAGACCTTCCTGACGTACCTGGGCCCGAACCAGTCCGGTACCGCCACGACCTACCAGGGCCTCCACGACCCGGTGCCCGACCCGAACGAGTCCACCTTCTACGCGATGTTCCCCGCACGCCAGTACCCGCGCTGGTCGAACGGCACGGCCTGGTCGGCTCTCGACCGCAGCGGTCTGCTGAACGCCTTCGCCGTCCTCGACGGGCACGTCCAGGTATGGAGGGAGACGTCCGGCGGCGCCAGCTGGAACGGCCCCAGCGCGATCCCGGGCGGCGATGTACTCTCCCCGGCTCTCGGCGTGATCAAGGACGGGAACGGCCTGATCCACCTGTTCGGCATCAGGCTGGGCGACAACCAGATCGTCACCGTCGCGCAGACCGCGCCCGGGGCGTGGGGCGACTGGACGGTTCTCGGCAACCCCAATCCGACCAACCCCCAGTACGTCGGAAGCCCGACACCCGTCCTCAACCAGAACGGCCTGTTGACGGTCTTCGTCAGCAACGCGGGCGGCGGGGTGAGCGCCGTTTCCCAGCTGAACGGAGGCGGGTGGACCACCAGCTGGGCGGACCTCCAGGGCAGCTGGGTCCGCGACGGCCTCGCCGCCGCGCAGGCCTCCGACGGCCGGGTCGACGTGTTCGCCCCGTCCGTGAACGGCATCCTGCACTGGCGCCAAAGCGCCCCCAACAGTGCCACTTACGTGCAGGACACCAGCGCCCTCGGCCCCGCGCCCGCCGGCCCGATCACGGTGGGCAAGAACGCCGACGGCCGGCTGGAGATCTTCTACGACCAGGGCGGCACGGCGCAGGCAGCCACCCAGTACGTGCAGTCCGACGGAACCTGGACGACCTCCCCCAGCCCCATGGACGGACCGGTCAGCATGGAGGGCGTGTCCGTGGTCACCGGCGGCGATGGCCGGAACACGGTCGTCACCCGCAACGGCGGCGGCGGAGTCAGCATGACCTCACAGACCGCGGCCAACACAGGCTTCGCCAGCACCTGGCCGGACCTCGGTAACGTGATCGTCGGCGCGCCTTCGGTCACCCTCGACGGCGCCGGCCGCGAGACGGTCCTGGCGCTCGGTCGCGACGCCGCTCTGCACGTCAGCAGGCAGACCGCAGCCGGGACGGACAAGCCCTTCGGCGCCTGGCAGTTGGCCGGCGACTGACCCACCGCGGCGCGGGCGCGCGGCCCTGCCGACTTCCCGACCCCGCGCGGCCCTGCCCCTTCAACGGCAAGGCCGCGCGGAGTCGCTGAGGCTGGCGGAGCCATCGCGTTCCCCCGATCTCGTCGTCGATCTTCACGTACAGTGCGGTCACGAGGGTGCTCGGGTCGGTCGTCCCAAACTGATCTTGGACACCCTTGTCCCTTTTATGGGCCGAAGTTCGGATTTGCTTGTCTAGCAGGTTGCTCGCTGCGGCCGGTCCGGCTGCTCCTCAGCTTGGGGATCGTTTTCGGGTGCTGGCAGGATGGCCGGATGGACGACGACACCGCCCCCACCGCCGGGTGGGTCCGGGGTGACTGGAGGGCCCGTTGGCCGCTCAACGTGGAAGCCGGGACGTTCTGGAGCACCGCCCTCGGCGCAGTGCTGCTCGTCCGCGCCGGGGCACATGGCACCGCCGACGACCTCGACCTCACCGGAGCACTGACCATCCACGACGAACCCGATCCCGGTGACGTGGCCAGTGCCAGGCGCTCGATGTAGGAGGACTTGCTCTCGCGGTAGAGCGCAGCGACGGTCCGGGACAGGGGCCGCAGCCGCGAAGGGGGCAGGGCCGCCGTCATGCCGCGTCGTCCTCGGCGCCGTCCGCTCCCGGAGTGGGCGGCTCGGACTGGGAGGCTAACTAGCCGTTGCTCTATCGATCCTGGTGAGCGTGAGTTCGAGTCTGCCGACTCGGTCGGGTGATCTTCTGGTCGGCAGGGCATGAAAGTGGGGCCTCCCGCACAGCTCGTGGGTGTCGAATCCAGCCGAGCAACAGGAGGCCCTGGTGCCGCAGTCTTCCGTCTCCGTGACGTTGCCGTCCAACTCCGCACCCCTGTCGTGTGATTGCCTCGCTCACCGGTTCGGGAACGCCGGGGACCGGCCGCACAGGCGTCCGAGGTACCCCTCGGACATGACCGACGCGGAGTGGGCCGTCGTGCGCGACGCAATGCCCGTGCCCGCTGGCTGGAAGGCCGCGGCGGGCAGCCGGAGAGCTACTGCCACCGGCAGCTGGTCGACGCGGTGCGCTACCTGGTCGCGGGCGGCATCGCCTGGAGGGCGGTACCCGCGGACTTCCCCGCCTGGGACCGCGTCTACGCCTTCTTCCGGCGCTGGCGGGACAAGGGCCTGGTCGCCGAGTTCCACGACCGGCTGCGCGACCGGGTCCGCAAGGCGGCGGGCCGTGATCCGGAGCCGACCGCCGGGATCATCGACGCGCAGTCGGTGAAAGGGGCCGCGTCGGTGCCGGCCACGAGCCGGGGGTTCGACGGCGGGAAGAAGGTGAACGGCCGCAAGAGGCACATCGTCGTGGACACCCTCGGCCTGCTGCTGACGGTGCTGGTCACCGCCGCATCCGTCACCGACCGCGAGGCCGGCCGCACTCTGCTGGAGCGGCTGCGTGAGCGGCACTGGCGCATCTCGCTGGTCTGGGCCGACGGCGGCTACACCGGACGCCTGCTCGACCTCGCCCGCAATGCCCTGCGGATCGCACTGACCGTGGTCCGACGCACCGACGACGCCACGGGCTTCGTGGTGCTGCCGAAAAGGTGGCTGGTGGAACGGACGTTCGCATGGCTGATGCACTCACGCCGCCTGGCCCGCGACTACGAGACCCGCACCGACACCTCCGAGGCGATGATCCGATGGTCGATGAGCATGGTCATGAGCCGCCGGCTCGCCCGGCGAGCACGCTGAACATCCCCGGCCGTTCCTCGACGAGCCAGCCCCGCGCGGCCAAGCGCTTCACCTTCGACCGCACTCCCTCCACCTTCGCCGGAACCGGCTCCAGCCCGAGTGCCGCCGCGAGCTGCCGACAGTCCATCTTCTCCCCGCTCCCCGCCAGGACCTCCACGAGCCGCTGGTAGTCGGGCGCCAGCGCACCCGGATCGAGACCTTCCCTCCAGACGGGAACCACCGATCCGGGCCCTGCTCCGGCGACCCGCGCAGACCGTTCACCGGCCACCCCGGCCGGCGATGCCTCCTCGCCTGCAGGAGGTTCTGCCAGGACCTCGGCCACCGTCTGACGGGTAATCACGAACCGTTCCCACGCGGCTTCCGCCTCCCGCAGCTCGGCCTGCAGAACCTCCACTCGCTGCCGGGCAGCACGCTCGCGCTCCTCCAGTAGCCCCATCACCGACGGCACCGGCACCTCCACCGAAGAGACGAACGACACCCCGTCTCTGCCACCGAGGCACCAGCACTATGCCTGACCAGCGGAAACGCACCCATCACTATCGGAAAGACAACGGCTTCTAAGGCGGCCGCCCGGCCCAAGCTCAACTCCCTGTCGAGGTGGATCATCAACCGCGCGGACACCCCCCACCAGATCGCCCTCCTCGCCAGAGAAGGCGAAGGGGGGCGACGGCGCCCTGATCTTCGGGTGCCTGTTGCTGCTCACCGGCCACCCGCGCAGCGCCGAATTCTGGTGGGGCTACGCCGCCGGCACCGACAACCACACGGCCAGCTACTGCCTCTACCTGTACAACCTCCACCATGGCGACCTCGGCGAGGCCCAGACCTGGTTCGAACGCGCCACCCCGCGAACGGCCGGTTGCGAGGCTGGCGACACCATCCGCCCAAACCCGCCGCCGGTCGACAACGTCTCAACGAGACACAGCCAACGGGTAGCCGTCCGGCACCGGCCTTCGAACACCTGCCGCTGCTGGCCGGAGGCCGTGGCCCCGCTATCCTCCCTGGGTCAGCGATCGACATCGGGGGGAACCTATGCGGCAGCGCCGCGCTCTGCTTGCCAGCGCCGTCCTGGCGACCGTACTCACCACCGGCTGCGGCTCGGGCGGAAGCGCCACGGGCGAGGCGGCTGACGCAACCGGGACGCCCCCTACTGCTGCGCCGATCGAGACGGCCACCGCAGCTGCTGCGCCCGCGAGTTCCGCGTCGACGGGCTCGGCGACCGCGAGCGCCGGGGCCGGGAAGCCGCCGGCCGGGTACGACCCGAACCGGGACGCCGCGGCCGACCTGAAGGCGGCGCTCGCCCTGTCGGCCGGCGATCAGCGGCCGGTGCTGATCGACTTCGGGGCCAACTGGTGCCCCGACTGCAAGGTGCTCGACAAGCTGTTCCGCTCCGAGCAGGTCGCCCCGCTACTGCGGGACGACTACCGGGTGGTGGCCGTGGACGTGGGCAGGTTCGACCACAACCTCGACCTGGCGGCCCAGTACGTCGACCTCCAGCTCAGCGGCATTCCCGCGCTGGTGGTGCTCTCCCCGGACGGCGCGGTGCGCACCGCGAGCAACGACGGCGCGTTCTCCAACGCCCGCAGCATGACCGCGAACACGGTCGCCGCCTACCTCAAGCGCTGGTCGCAGAAGTGAGTCCGGCTGGGCGGTTCTGCGCAGGGTCGGCGGTCGCAACGCTGCTGCTGCTCGGGGCGGCGGGCTGCGCCGCGGACCCGGCGCCGGCGGCCGGCCCCGCCGCCGGCTACAGCGGCGGCGGGGTCACAGTCGCCGTGCGCCTTGAGGCCGAGGAGGGCGGGCGGCAACTGCTCAGCGCCACCTTCACCCCCGAGCAGGCCGGGTTCCACCTGTACAGCGTCGACCTGCCGGCCGGCGGGGTCGACGGGCTCGGCCTGCCGACCCGGCTGACGGTGCGCGGCGGCCTGGCCGTGGACGGCGTCGCCCGGGCCGATCGTCCGCTGCGTACGGTCAGCCCCTTGGGCCTGGGCGTGGAATTGCCGGTCTACCCGGACGGCGCGGTCACCGTCACCCTCCCGGTCCGCCGATCCGACGGCGGGCCGGCTGAGGCGGTGGTGAGCTTCGGCGCGTGCAGTGAGCAGCGCTGTCTCATCCCCGTCACCGACCAGGTCATCCCCCTCGGTCCGATCGGCTGACACGGGCGGGCGGCCCAGCCGGTCCGCCGTGTGGGGCACGAGTACCGCGAGCTGGTCGGAGGCCCGCTCGACGGCCTCCTTCTGTTCTCTGAACTACCTAACTCTGCGGCTCTGTTCACGATGACGGGCGATCATCATGCGGAAGACTGTGCGGGTGACCCTTCCTACCCCCCTTGCCGCTGCTGAAGAGATCCACACTCACCTCGTCGACCAGCTCAACCTCGCCCTTCGCCGACCCGGGATGTACGGCGGCGAGGCGGCTCTTCGGATCCTGATTGATCACCTGCTGTTCGTGGAACGCCGGCCCGAGGCGTGGGCCCAACTGCAGCGGGGCTGGGAAGACCGGGGGCTCTGGACCTCGATCGGCATCGCCGGGGCCTTCCAGGACTTGTTCCCCGCACAGGCCGACTGCCATGAAATCTCCTCGGTGTACGCGGAGTTCGCGCAGCAGAGTGGCTGGCTCAAGCCCGACCGGGTTCTCACGGGGGAGGCGTACGAGGCCCTCACTGGCCGTGTCCGGCGGTGGGCCGCTGCGGACCGCACCTGGGCAGACGTGACGGCGGAGTTTGGTTCTCCCTCTGTGCTGTTCGGAGGGAATAACCCTCTTTACGGGAAGACGCTCGGGTACCTCACTGAGGATCCGCAGCA from Kitasatospora cathayae includes:
- a CDS encoding thioredoxin family protein, coding for MRQRRALLASAVLATVLTTGCGSGGSATGEAADATGTPPTAAPIETATAAAAPASSASTGSATASAGAGKPPAGYDPNRDAAADLKAALALSAGDQRPVLIDFGANWCPDCKVLDKLFRSEQVAPLLRDDYRVVAVDVGRFDHNLDLAAQYVDLQLSGIPALVVLSPDGAVRTASNDGAFSNARSMTANTVAAYLKRWSQK
- a CDS encoding protein-disulfide reductase DsbD family protein, encoding MSPAGRFCAGSAVATLLLLGAAGCAADPAPAAGPAAGYSGGGVTVAVRLEAEEGGRQLLSATFTPEQAGFHLYSVDLPAGGVDGLGLPTRLTVRGGLAVDGVARADRPLRTVSPLGLGVELPVYPDGAVTVTLPVRRSDGGPAEAVVSFGACSEQRCLIPVTDQVIPLGPIG
- a CDS encoding IS5 family transposase produces the protein MGRRARRNARARWLEGRGGQPESYCHRQLVDAVRYLVAGGIAWRAVPADFPAWDRVYAFFRRWRDKGLVAEFHDRLRDRVRKAAGRDPEPTAGIIDAQSVKGAASVPATSRGFDGGKKVNGRKRHIVVDTLGLLLTVLVTAASVTDREAGRTLLERLRERHWRISLVWADGGYTGRLLDLARNALRIALTVVRRTDDATGFVVLPKRWLVERTFAWLMHSRRLARDYETRTDTSEAMIRWSMSMVMSRRLARRAR
- a CDS encoding TetR/AcrR family transcriptional regulator C-terminal domain-containing protein codes for the protein MDDDTAPTAGWVRGDWRARWPLNVEAGTFWSTALGAVLLVRAGAHGTADDLDLTGALTIHDEPDPGDVASARRSM